GATAACCGGCGAATGCCTCATCCGCCCCGTCCCCCGACAGCGCGACGGTAACGTGCTCCCTTGCCAGCGCGCAGACCTGCAAGGTCGGGAGGGCGGAGGCATCGGCGAAGGGCTCGTCGAATATCTCTACCAGACGGTCGAGATCGGCCATCCGATCGGGCGAGACAACGCGCTCGTGATGATCGGTCCCAAAATGTGCAGCGACCGCACGGGCATGGGCGGTTTCGTCCGCCTCCGCCACGTCGAAGCCGATCGAACAGGTTGTCACCGGGGCACGATCCGCTTCGGCCATCAGCGCGACAACGCTGGAAGAATCGACTCCGCCCGAAAGAAACGCGCCGAGCGGCACGTCGGCCACCATCCGGCTGGCGACCCCGGCGCGCATGTGGTGAAGCAGTTCGACCGAAAGGTCGGCTTCGCGCCCCCGGGCCCGTTCGGTAAAGGAAATTTCCCACCACTGCCGCGGCGGAGCGGGATCGCGTCCGTGCTCGAGCAGGCGGAAATGCCCCGCGGGCAGCTTCTCCACCCCGGAGATGATCGCGCGGTGATCGGGGACGTACCCCCAGGCCATGTAATCCTCGATCGCTAGCGGATCGACCTGCCGCCGCATGAGAGGATGGGCGAGCAAACCCTTGAGTTCGGATGCGAAAGCGAGGCTGCCATCGCTCAGCATCGCGGTGAAGAGCGGTTTCACGCCGAACCGGTCGCGCGCGAGGAAGAGACTGCGCCGGTCGCGGTCGTAGAGTGCGAAGGCGAACATCCCGTCCAGCCTGTCGAGGCAGCCCGTGCCCCAGCGCTGCCAAGCGGCGAGAATGGTTTCGGTATCACCCTCCGTCCGGAAGCGCGCGCCTTCCCGTTCCAGTTCGCGCCGCAACTCGCGGTAATTGTAGATCTCGCCGTTGAAGACGATGACCGCCCGTCCGTTCGCCGAATGCATCGGCTGCGGGGAGCCTTCGAGGTCGATGATCGAAAGGCGCCTATGACCGAGGCCGACCCCATGCTCGGTCCAGACGCCCGAACCGTCCGGTCCGCGATGGGCGAGCGCGTCGCACATCGTCCGCACCCGCTCCGGATCGACCGGCTTGGGCGTGCCGCAATGGAAAAGTCCCGCTATCCCGCACATGGGTGCGTCGCTAGCCGCCGAGCTGGCTTGCAGCAATTGCCGTTACGACCGCGATCAGCGCCATGGCGGTGAAGACTGGACCAAAGCGCCCGTCGCCGCGCTGGAGCGTCCTGACGATCGGGTTCCGGTCCGTTTCCTCGACGCTCAGCCCGGCCTCCTCCGGCACACGCTGGAAGAAGGGCCGCGCCCCGCCGATCAGGATCGCCAGAACGATGGCGAAGAATATCCAGCCATAGACGATGTGGTCGAAGCCCGCCGCGAACTCGATTCCTTGGCTCTGCGCGACGTATATCGTGCCCCAGGCCCGCACCCCATTGGCGAGGATCGGCACCAGAATGCTCGCTGCCATGAAAGCGGCGCGGCGCGCCCAGCTGTCGAACGCGGTAAAGCAGACCAGCACCCCGATGGCGAACGCGGCGATGAGGAAATTGACGCCCGAACAAGCTTCGGCAACCACGAACAGCCCGGCGGGCGTGTTGATAAAGATGCCATTGGTTTCCGCCGGAACGCCGCTCCAATGGGTGAGGACGATCGCAAGCCGCGCGGTGATCGCCTGCATCGGCGGGACGATCTCCTGACCGAAGGGGACAAGAAAGACCATCATGCCGAGCGGCAGGGCCAGCAATGCCGCGGCCCGCACGCCGAGAATGGCGAGGATCGCCGCCTGCAGCATTCCCACCCCGCCCGCATGGGCCAGCAAGTTGATCCCGCTCGCTCTTCCCGCGACCCACAAGGCGCAGGCTGCGACGAATAGCGTGACGCCGATCCAGGATGTTTGCGGCGAAATGCGCGCAAGATCGGCGCGCCGGTCCCAGGCTAGCCAGCCGACGATGAAGGGGATCAGCAGGATGTGGCTATAGGTGGCGATATTCCACCATTGGTGCGCCATCTCGCCCCATTCGCGCATCGCCAGCAAAACAAGTGCAGGCGCGGCGATGACAAGCATCGTCAGTGCACGATGCCAGTCGCTGCTCGCGGCAAGCGTTAGGCCCCGCTGCTGAGAGGCACTGTCAGGCTGCATCTCTACCGCTCCGGTTCGCATCGGCGCCGACAATCCGGCGCAACTCCTCGTGGACGGACGCCCAGCTGTATTCGCGCAGGACGAAGCCGCGCGCCATCCGGCCCATCCGGCGCGCTTTCGCTCCGTCCTCAATCAGGGCGACGATTTCTTCAGCCATTTGCGCGTCGCTGCGAGCGATGGCGAAATGCGTGCCATCGGTTGCCGCAATGCCGGTTGCAGCCTCCTCGCTCGCCACCACGGGGCGGCACATCGCCATCGCTTCAAGCACCTTGTTCTGGACGCCGCGCGCGAGATCGAGCGGTGCGATCACCACGGCGGCGGCGAGGAGAAAGGGGCGCACGTCCACGACCTCGCCCCAGATCGTCACGCCATCTCTGCCGTCATGCGCGGCAAGCTCGCGGGCGGGCGCGCGGCCGACGACGTGGAATTCCGCCTCGGGAAAGCGACGGCGGACCAGCGGCAGGATGCGCGCGATCCCGCGCAGCGCGGCGGCAACGTTAGGGGGATAGTCCATCTGCCCGGTGAAGACGATGTGCGGCCCCTTGCGCGCGGCGATGGTCGGCTCCTCCCCCGCATAGGCCGGATCGAAGAAGTTCGCATCGATCCCGTTGCCGAGTGCTGCGAGGCGTGCATCGCCGGGGTCGGGAAGGCGGCTTGCGAACAGCCCCTTTTCCTGAGCGGTGATGAGAAGCGTCTTATCGGCCCGCTCGGCGAGCCGCGCTTCCTCCTCGCGGAGCAGCCGGTCCTCGCGCCGCAGCAGGGCGCTGCGCGGCCAGGCTGCCGTTTGCGCATAGGTGCCGAACTTGGCCGAATCCGCATCGCACAGATCGACGATCACCCGACCGGGGAAATCGTCCGGGACATACTGCCCCATCTGCCCGGAGAAGACGAAGATCGTGTCGATTGGACGCTCGGCCAGCGTGCGGGCGACCCATTCGTGCAATCGCCGGTCGGCAAAGGCGGTGAGGCTGACCGGCCTTCCGGTAGCCAGCGCCTCCAGCCCGGCAAGCGCCATCGGCTTTTTGCGTGAGACGACGAGATGGCTCGCGGCGACGTTGGACAGGACCGCCTCCTGCTCCCGGTCGCCAGGCGTATCGGCGAAGGTGCCGACATGGACCGGAGCGATTCCGGCCAGACCGCGCAGCAGATGATGCGAGCGGATTTTGTCGCCGCGATCGGGCGGAAAAGGCACGCGATGCGCAAGGAAGAGGATTTCGCCCATGGGTTCGCTCCCCTTCAGCCGAGGCCGCGCGCGATCGCCGGTCCGATCCGGTTCGCAAGCGACAGCGGCAACCGCTTCCACAGATTGATCGCGCGAGAACGTCCCTCGTCGGACGGGTCGATATTGCGCAGCTGCCGGCCGGGCGCGGTCCAGAGGCGATAGGTCAGCGGTTCGGGCTCGAACCCCCAGTTCTTCTTGAAGCGATACGGCCCGCTGCCGGTCTTGGAGCGCCCGAAGTCGAAACGGATGCAGCCGCGCATCCGAGCATGGCACATCAGCGCGTAATACATGCGTTCGGTCGAATGCAGCCCGCGCGCCGCCAGCGTGCCGCCGCCCCAATAGGGCATCACCGTTCCGCGATGGTAGAAGGAGAGGACGCTCGAAACCGGCACGCCTTCGTGACGGACGGTCATGATCTCCGCACCCTCGCCGAATGCGTCCATCATCGCGTCGAACATCGAGCGTGGGAAAACCGGCGTGCCGAGATTACGCACGCTTTCGGCATAGACCGCGTAATGCGCGGCACGTTCGGCTTCGTCACGGCCGGTGGCGATCCGGAGGTCCGCGCTCAATCCCTTGCGGATCTCGGCCCGCGCCTTGCGGGGGATGGCGAGGAGTTGCGCTTCGTCGTCAGCGGCGAGATCGGCGGAAAAGTTGGCGTGGCGGCTCTCGACCAGTGTCCAATCCTGCGGAGCGCCCGGGTCACGCAACTCGATCCCGTCGACGGCCAGTCTCTCCGCCAGTTCCTCGGCTGCCCGGCACAGGCGGTTCCCGTCCTCGGAACGAACGACCAGTGCCCCTCCGCCAATGCCGAAGCCGCTGGAGACAAGCACCTGCCCAAAAATTGGCGAGCGGATTTCGCTCAGTGGCAACCAGCCCGCAAGCGGGCCGCCACGTTCGAGCACCAGGCCGCGTGCGCGATTGCCAGTCCCCCGCTCGACCGCGATCAGCCAGGCGGGTCGCTGGAAGAGCGAGCCGCCCTGTTCGGCTACGAAACGTTCGATCACGGCCGCCTCGTGCGGCTCGCGCAGATCGGCAAGGCGGATGGTCGGGTTGGAAAGATTGACCGGCGCGTTCACGCCGCCCGCCTGCACGCCGTTTCCGTGCAAATCATCGCCTGCTTCCCTGCGAGCGCGTCCATCCGCTCCCAGGCGAATTCCCCGCACAGGCGAGCAAGTTTGCGCTCCATGGTGTCGAGATTGGTGTAGTGCCGCAGCCGGGAGCGGAGCGGCGCGTTTTTAACTCGCGGCTGCGCGGGATCGATTTCCCACGGGTGGAAATAGAACGCGGCGGGACGCCCCTCTTCGCGATTGACCTGACGAATTGCCCAGCGGGTGAAGGCGTAGGGCAGCACGCGGAAGAAGCCGCCCCCGCCCGCTGCCATGCGCCGCTTGCCGAGCATCGCCGTTGTCACCGGTATTTCGACAAGCTCGGCGTCCTCGACTGGACGAAAGGCGAAGCGCGGCGCCTCCCGCCAGCCGTAATGATCGTGCGCGACCGGGGCGACGCTGGATGAGTAGGCATAGCCATGTTTCGCCAGTATCTCATGAGCCCAAGGCGTGCGCTGGTCGATCGAGAAGCTCGGCGCGCGGTATCCGGTGACCGCGCTTCCGCTGCTATCTTCCAGGATCGCTCGGGTCCGGGCGATGTCGCGCGCGAATTCGCTCGGGGTCAGCGTGAAGATCCGGGCGTGATCGTAACCGTGGCTCGCGATCTCGTGGCCCGCCTCGGCGATGCGGCGCATCATCGCGGGTTCGCGTTCGGCGATCCAGCCGAGAGTGAAGAAAGTGGCGCTCACCTGCGCTTCGGCGAAGAGGTCGAGGACGCGCGCGACATTGTCGGCGACCCGCAAGGCGAGACCATCCCAGTCCTCGCGCGAGATCGTGTTCTCGAACGCGCCGACCTGAAACCAGTCCTCGATATCGACAGACATGCCGTTAATGATCGGGGCGATCGGAGCCGTTCCGCCCTTCCCGCCTTCGTCCGTCCCGCCCTGCGTCACCGGATCGCCCTCCGCTTGCGTATCAGGCGGCTTCGCGCCGTCCGCTCGTCTCGAGGATTTCGATGAGCGAGGCCATCACCTGGCGCAAGGACTGTTCCTGCTGGTCGAGCCGCGCGTCGATGGCGGCGAGCCGCTCGCGCACATCGTCGCCCGGGCGATACGCGGCGGAGGGGCGCAGGGCTTCCATGTCGCGGCGCAGTTCCTTCATCGCGCGGTCGCGGTCGGAAAAGGCCTGCTCGATCGCGGCGATCTGAGCCTCGGCCAGCCCACTGTCGGAAGCGGTACCGCGTGAGCCCTCTGACCGATCCTCTCGCGTGCGGGCCTGAGCCACGGCATGGGCGGCGGGCAGGTTATCGCGTTCCGGGCGTGGCCGTGTTTCCTGCTCGGCCGGATGGTCGGAGGCCTCGTGGTGCATCTCGATCAGCACCGCCTCGAGCAGGTCGGGCTCCAGCACCGACTGCTCTTCCACCGCGCCGAGCAGCAACAGGCGAGTCATCACTTGGTTGATCTTGCGCGGAATGCCGCCGGTCGCCTTGTGGATCGGATTGAAAAGGCCGCGATCGAGCTCGGGATTGCCGTCCCACCCAACATGATCGAGCCGGTGGCGGATATAGGGCTCGACCTCACCCGGCTGCATCGGCTCCAGATGATGCGCCGCAATGATCCGCTGGCGCAGCTGTTCGAGCTCGTCGGACTTGGCGATCAGCTGGCGGAATTCGGGCTGGCCGAGCAGCAAGGTCTGCAACAGCGGATGCGCGCCGAGCTGGAAGTTCGACAGCATCCGCAACTCTTCCAGCGCGCCGATCGAAAGGTTCTGGGATTCATCGACGATCAGCAGGACGCGGCGCCCTTCGCGCGCCTCCTCATGCAGGAAGGCCTCGATCGCGGCGAGCGCCCCGGCCTTGTCCTGCCCCGCGACGTCGAGCCCGAAGCTGCGCGCGGCGACATGGACCATCTCGTCCCCGTCCAGCGCGCTGGTGACCACTTCGCCGACCGTCATCCGGTCTTCCTCGAGCTTCTCTTTGAGATGCGCGACGAGCGTCGACTTGCCCGACCCCACCTCGC
The genomic region above belongs to Qipengyuania spongiae and contains:
- a CDS encoding XrtA system polysaccharide deacetylase; translation: MSVDIEDWFQVGAFENTISREDWDGLALRVADNVARVLDLFAEAQVSATFFTLGWIAEREPAMMRRIAEAGHEIASHGYDHARIFTLTPSEFARDIARTRAILEDSSGSAVTGYRAPSFSIDQRTPWAHEILAKHGYAYSSSVAPVAHDHYGWREAPRFAFRPVEDAELVEIPVTTAMLGKRRMAAGGGGFFRVLPYAFTRWAIRQVNREEGRPAAFYFHPWEIDPAQPRVKNAPLRSRLRHYTNLDTMERKLARLCGEFAWERMDALAGKQAMICTETACRRAA
- a CDS encoding TIGR03087 family PEP-CTERM/XrtA system glycosyltransferase; the encoded protein is MGEILFLAHRVPFPPDRGDKIRSHHLLRGLAGIAPVHVGTFADTPGDREQEAVLSNVAASHLVVSRKKPMALAGLEALATGRPVSLTAFADRRLHEWVARTLAERPIDTIFVFSGQMGQYVPDDFPGRVIVDLCDADSAKFGTYAQTAAWPRSALLRREDRLLREEEARLAERADKTLLITAQEKGLFASRLPDPGDARLAALGNGIDANFFDPAYAGEEPTIAARKGPHIVFTGQMDYPPNVAAALRGIARILPLVRRRFPEAEFHVVGRAPARELAAHDGRDGVTIWGEVVDVRPFLLAAAVVIAPLDLARGVQNKVLEAMAMCRPVVASEEAATGIAATDGTHFAIARSDAQMAEEIVALIEDGAKARRMGRMARGFVLREYSWASVHEELRRIVGADANRSGRDAA
- a CDS encoding XrtA/PEP-CTERM system amidotransferase, encoding MCGIAGLFHCGTPKPVDPERVRTMCDALAHRGPDGSGVWTEHGVGLGHRRLSIIDLEGSPQPMHSANGRAVIVFNGEIYNYRELRRELEREGARFRTEGDTETILAAWQRWGTGCLDRLDGMFAFALYDRDRRSLFLARDRFGVKPLFTAMLSDGSLAFASELKGLLAHPLMRRQVDPLAIEDYMAWGYVPDHRAIISGVEKLPAGHFRLLEHGRDPAPPRQWWEISFTERARGREADLSVELLHHMRAGVASRMVADVPLGAFLSGGVDSSSVVALMAEADRAPVTTCSIGFDVAEADETAHARAVAAHFGTDHHERVVSPDRMADLDRLVEIFDEPFADASALPTLQVCALAREHVTVALSGDGADEAFAGYRRQMFHHREEQLRGVIPPLLREPVFGALGRVWPKADWAPRAFRAKSTFQSLAEGGAAGYARAVSVLAPEQRDRLFGEGFKRIRGVYRAEQEWIRTMDGAPARSGLDAAQYADLKFWMPGDILTKIDRTSMAVGLEAREPLLDYRLVEFAATLPHRQRVRGRQGKVLLKRTMERYLPDDILYRPKQGFSVPLAQWFRGTLADEARRIVRSERLLQSGWFDQTVLADLAEKHISGRSDNARVLWQLLMLEKSLTRLDLAR
- a CDS encoding FemAB family XrtA/PEP-CTERM system-associated protein, translating into MNAPVNLSNPTIRLADLREPHEAAVIERFVAEQGGSLFQRPAWLIAVERGTGNRARGLVLERGGPLAGWLPLSEIRSPIFGQVLVSSGFGIGGGALVVRSEDGNRLCRAAEELAERLAVDGIELRDPGAPQDWTLVESRHANFSADLAADDEAQLLAIPRKARAEIRKGLSADLRIATGRDEAERAAHYAVYAESVRNLGTPVFPRSMFDAMMDAFGEGAEIMTVRHEGVPVSSVLSFYHRGTVMPYWGGGTLAARGLHSTERMYYALMCHARMRGCIRFDFGRSKTGSGPYRFKKNWGFEPEPLTYRLWTAPGRQLRNIDPSDEGRSRAINLWKRLPLSLANRIGPAIARGLG
- a CDS encoding XrtA/PEP-CTERM system-associated ATPase → MFEEFYGFSERPFQLTPDPAFYFESLTHKKALSYLGYGLNQGEGFVVITGEVGSGKSTLVAHLKEKLEEDRMTVGEVVTSALDGDEMVHVAARSFGLDVAGQDKAGALAAIEAFLHEEAREGRRVLLIVDESQNLSIGALEELRMLSNFQLGAHPLLQTLLLGQPEFRQLIAKSDELEQLRQRIIAAHHLEPMQPGEVEPYIRHRLDHVGWDGNPELDRGLFNPIHKATGGIPRKINQVMTRLLLLGAVEEQSVLEPDLLEAVLIEMHHEASDHPAEQETRPRPERDNLPAAHAVAQARTREDRSEGSRGTASDSGLAEAQIAAIEQAFSDRDRAMKELRRDMEALRPSAAYRPGDDVRERLAAIDARLDQQEQSLRQVMASLIEILETSGRREAA
- the xrtA gene encoding exosortase A encodes the protein MQPDSASQQRGLTLAASSDWHRALTMLVIAAPALVLLAMREWGEMAHQWWNIATYSHILLIPFIVGWLAWDRRADLARISPQTSWIGVTLFVAACALWVAGRASGINLLAHAGGVGMLQAAILAILGVRAAALLALPLGMMVFLVPFGQEIVPPMQAITARLAIVLTHWSGVPAETNGIFINTPAGLFVVAEACSGVNFLIAAFAIGVLVCFTAFDSWARRAAFMAASILVPILANGVRAWGTIYVAQSQGIEFAAGFDHIVYGWIFFAIVLAILIGGARPFFQRVPEEAGLSVEETDRNPIVRTLQRGDGRFGPVFTAMALIAVVTAIAASQLGG